In the genome of Pseudomonas protegens, one region contains:
- a CDS encoding C40 family peptidase, protein MRPFFKTWLTICLLMPLAAHATNREQRLPNVNGYTPKPHVSTVTAKNKSNIKHPTRLSKTDSKLVANNAGRPSTTVLSRAVNVLGTPYRWGGSSPSKGFDCSGLVRYAFNDVAAVDLPRTSNAMASGHGQKVERKDLKPGDLLFFNIKSRKVNHVAIYLGEDRFIHAPRRGKAVTIDTLKKPYWQSHYVVAKRVLPKEHAPLRVVQR, encoded by the coding sequence ATGCGACCATTTTTCAAGACATGGCTAACCATTTGCCTATTAATGCCACTGGCCGCCCACGCCACCAACCGTGAGCAACGACTTCCCAACGTCAATGGCTACACCCCGAAACCTCATGTTTCGACGGTCACCGCCAAGAACAAGAGCAACATCAAGCACCCCACCCGCCTGAGCAAGACCGATAGCAAGCTGGTGGCCAACAACGCCGGCCGGCCGAGCACTACTGTCCTCAGCCGCGCGGTCAACGTCCTCGGTACGCCTTATCGTTGGGGCGGCAGCAGCCCAAGTAAAGGCTTCGATTGCAGCGGCCTGGTGCGTTACGCCTTCAACGACGTTGCCGCCGTGGATCTGCCGCGCACCTCCAACGCCATGGCCAGCGGCCACGGGCAGAAGGTCGAACGCAAGGACCTGAAGCCGGGCGACCTGCTGTTCTTCAACATCAAGAGCCGCAAGGTCAACCACGTCGCCATCTACCTGGGCGAAGACCGCTTCATCCACGCCCCGCGGCGCGGCAAGGCGGTGACCATCGACACCCTGAAGAAGCCCTACTGGCAGAGCCACTATGTGGTTGCCAAGCGGGTCCTGCCCAAGGAACACGCGCCTCTGCGGGTCGTGCAGCGCTAA
- a CDS encoding NINE protein encodes MNTYRQDASAHDTHSKVIGYLLWIFGFTGAHRFYYGKPVTGTIWFFTFGLLGIGWLIDLFLIPSMDREADLRFTSGPLEYSVAWILLTFLGVFGVHRMYQGKWLSGVIYLFTGGLFFLGVLYDFWTLNDQVSLENAKRR; translated from the coding sequence ATGAACACCTATCGTCAGGATGCATCCGCCCATGACACTCACAGCAAGGTGATCGGTTACCTGTTGTGGATTTTCGGCTTTACCGGTGCCCACCGCTTCTATTACGGCAAGCCGGTGACCGGGACCATTTGGTTCTTCACCTTCGGTCTGTTGGGCATTGGCTGGCTGATCGACCTGTTTCTGATCCCGTCCATGGATCGGGAAGCGGACTTGCGTTTCACCTCGGGCCCGCTGGAGTACAGCGTCGCCTGGATTTTGCTGACCTTCCTCGGGGTATTTGGCGTGCACCGCATGTACCAGGGCAAATGGCTGAGCGGGGTGATCTACCTGTTCACCGGCGGCCTGTTCTTCCTCGGGGTGCTGTATGACTTCTGGACCCTGAACGATCAGGTGTCGCTGGAAAACGCCAAGCGCCGCTAA
- a CDS encoding dihydroorotase → MKLSILGARVIDPSSGLDQTTDLHLEAGKIVAIGAAPHGFNAVTSIDAKGLVAAPGLVDLSVALREPGYSRKGSIASETRAAAAGGVTSLCCPPRTKPVLDTSAVAELILDRAREAGNSKVFPIGALSKGLEGEQLAELIALRDAGCVAFGNGLDGFRSTRTLCRALEYAATFDLTVIFHSQDRDLAEGGLAHEGATASFLGLPGIPESAETVALARDLLLVEQSGVRAHFSQLTSARGVELIAQAQARGLPVTADVALYQLILTDEALIDFSSLYHVQPPLRSRADRDALREAVKSGVVQAISSHHQPHERDAKLAPFGATEPGISSVELLLPLALTLVQDGLLDLPTLLARLSAGPAAALRLPAGKLVEGGAADLVLFDPASSTVAGERWLSKGENCPFLGHSLPGAVRYTLVDGHISYQG, encoded by the coding sequence GTGAAGCTCAGCATTCTCGGCGCCCGCGTCATCGATCCAAGCAGCGGCCTGGATCAAACCACCGATTTACACCTGGAAGCCGGCAAGATCGTCGCCATCGGCGCCGCGCCCCATGGTTTCAACGCCGTTACCAGCATCGACGCCAAGGGCCTGGTGGCCGCGCCCGGCCTGGTGGACCTGAGCGTCGCCCTGCGCGAGCCGGGCTACAGCCGCAAGGGCAGCATTGCCAGCGAAACCCGCGCCGCCGCGGCCGGTGGCGTCACCAGCCTGTGCTGCCCGCCGCGTACCAAGCCGGTTCTGGACACCTCGGCGGTGGCCGAGCTGATCCTCGACCGCGCCCGCGAAGCCGGCAACAGCAAGGTGTTCCCCATCGGCGCCTTGAGCAAGGGCCTGGAAGGCGAGCAACTGGCCGAGCTGATCGCGTTGCGTGACGCCGGTTGCGTGGCTTTCGGCAACGGCCTGGACGGTTTCCGCAGCACCCGCACCCTGTGCCGCGCCCTGGAATACGCCGCCACCTTCGACCTGACGGTGATCTTTCACTCCCAGGATCGCGACCTGGCCGAAGGCGGCCTGGCCCATGAAGGTGCTACCGCCAGCTTCCTCGGCTTGCCGGGGATTCCCGAAAGCGCGGAAACCGTGGCCCTGGCCCGGGACCTGCTGCTGGTGGAACAAAGCGGCGTGCGCGCTCACTTCAGCCAGCTGACCAGCGCCCGCGGCGTTGAGCTGATCGCCCAGGCCCAGGCCCGCGGCCTGCCAGTGACCGCCGATGTAGCCTTGTATCAGCTGATCCTCACCGACGAGGCGCTGATCGACTTCTCCAGCCTGTATCACGTACAGCCGCCGCTGCGTTCACGGGCCGACCGTGACGCCTTGCGCGAGGCGGTGAAGTCCGGGGTGGTGCAAGCCATCTCCAGCCATCACCAGCCCCACGAGCGCGACGCCAAGCTGGCGCCCTTCGGTGCCACCGAGCCGGGCATCAGCAGCGTCGAATTGCTGCTGCCGCTGGCCCTGACCCTGGTGCAGGACGGTTTGCTGGACCTGCCGACCCTGCTGGCGCGCCTCAGCGCCGGTCCGGCCGCCGCCTTGCGCCTGCCGGCGGGCAAGCTGGTGGAAGGTGGCGCTGCGGACCTGGTGCTGTTCGACCCAGCCAGTTCCACCGTGGCCGGCGAGCGCTGGCTGTCCAAGGGCGAGAACTGCCCGTTCCTCGGCCATAGCCTGCCGGGCGCGGTGCGCTACACCCTGGTGGACGGACACATCAGCTATCAGGGCTGA
- a CDS encoding aspartate carbamoyltransferase catalytic subunit, translating into MTPLDAKRPLQLNDQGQLRHFLSLDGLNRELLTEILDTADSFLEVGARAVKKVPLLRGKTVCNVFFENSTRTRTTFELAAQRLSADVITLNVSTSSASKGETLLDTLRNLEAMAADMFVVRHGDSGAAHFIAEHVCPQVAIINGGDGRHAHPTQGMLDMLTIRRHKGGFENLSVAIVGDILHSRVARSNMLALKTLGCPDIRVIAPKTLLPIGIEQYGVKVYTDMTEGLKDVDVVIMLRLQRERMQGGLLPSEGEFYRLFGLTTARLAGAKPDAIVMHPGPINRGVEIESAVADGPHSVILNQVTYGIAVRMAVLSMAMSGQTAQRQFEQENAQ; encoded by the coding sequence ATGACGCCTCTAGACGCCAAGCGCCCGCTGCAGCTCAACGATCAGGGCCAGCTGCGCCATTTCCTGTCCCTCGACGGCCTGAACCGCGAGCTGCTGACGGAAATCCTCGACACCGCCGACTCCTTCCTCGAAGTCGGCGCCCGGGCGGTGAAGAAAGTCCCGCTGCTGCGCGGCAAGACCGTGTGCAACGTGTTCTTCGAAAACTCCACCCGCACCCGCACCACCTTCGAACTGGCGGCCCAGCGGCTGTCGGCGGACGTGATCACCCTGAATGTCTCGACCTCCTCGGCGAGCAAGGGTGAAACCCTGCTGGACACCCTGCGCAACCTGGAAGCCATGGCCGCCGACATGTTCGTGGTGCGCCACGGCGACTCCGGCGCCGCGCACTTCATCGCCGAACACGTGTGCCCACAGGTGGCGATCATCAACGGCGGCGACGGCCGTCACGCCCACCCGACCCAGGGCATGCTCGACATGCTGACCATCCGCCGGCACAAGGGCGGCTTCGAGAACCTCTCGGTGGCCATCGTCGGCGACATCCTGCACTCGCGGGTGGCGCGCTCGAACATGCTGGCGCTGAAAACCCTCGGCTGCCCGGACATCCGCGTGATCGCGCCGAAAACCCTGCTACCGATCGGCATCGAGCAGTACGGGGTCAAGGTCTACACCGACATGACCGAAGGCCTGAAGGACGTGGACGTAGTGATCATGCTGCGCCTGCAACGCGAGCGCATGCAGGGCGGCCTGCTGCCCAGCGAAGGCGAGTTCTACCGCCTGTTCGGCCTGACCACCGCGCGCCTGGCCGGGGCCAAGCCCGACGCCATCGTCATGCACCCGGGCCCGATCAACCGTGGCGTGGAGATCGAATCGGCGGTGGCCGACGGTCCGCACTCGGTAATCCTCAATCAGGTGACCTACGGCATCGCAGTGCGCATGGCCGTGCTGTCCATGGCCATGAGCGGGCAGACCGCCCAGCGACAATTCGAGCAGGAGAACGCCCAGTGA
- the pyrR gene encoding bifunctional pyr operon transcriptional regulator/uracil phosphoribosyltransferase PyrR yields the protein MSLPNPAALISQMATDLNAYLTQRAISEPRFIGIRTGGVWVAQALLEALGSDAPLGTLDVSFYRDDFSQNGLHPQVRPSELPFEIEGQHLVLIDDVLMSGRTVRAALNELFDYGRPASVTLVCLLDLNAAELPIRPNVVGATLSLAAHERVKLSGPAPLQLELQDLAL from the coding sequence ATGAGCCTGCCCAATCCCGCCGCCCTGATCAGCCAGATGGCCACTGATCTCAACGCCTACCTGACCCAGCGCGCCATCAGCGAGCCACGCTTCATCGGTATCCGTACCGGTGGCGTGTGGGTGGCCCAGGCCCTGCTGGAAGCCCTGGGCAGCGACGCGCCCCTGGGCACCCTGGACGTGTCCTTCTATCGCGACGACTTCAGCCAGAACGGCCTGCATCCGCAGGTGCGGCCTTCGGAGCTGCCGTTCGAGATCGAAGGCCAGCACCTGGTGCTGATCGACGACGTGCTGATGAGCGGCCGCACCGTGCGCGCGGCCCTCAATGAGCTGTTCGACTACGGCCGCCCGGCCAGCGTAACCCTGGTCTGCCTGCTGGACCTGAACGCCGCCGAGCTGCCGATCCGTCCGAATGTGGTGGGCGCAACCCTGTCGCTGGCCGCCCACGAGCGGGTAAAATTGTCCGGTCCTGCGCCGCTTCAACTCGAGCTCCAAGACCTCGCCCTCTAA
- the ruvX gene encoding Holliday junction resolvase RuvX — MALRLILGFDYGTKQIGVAVGQAITGQARELCTLKAQNGVPDWNQVEALIKEWKPDAVVVGLPLNMDGSPSDMCVRAEKFARRLNGRFNVPFYTHDERLTTFEAKGERLARGGQKGSYRDNPVDAIAAALLLQGWLDENATLLNT; from the coding sequence ATGGCCTTGCGACTGATCCTCGGCTTCGACTACGGCACCAAGCAGATCGGCGTCGCCGTGGGCCAGGCCATCACCGGCCAGGCCCGCGAGCTGTGCACCCTCAAGGCGCAGAACGGCGTGCCGGACTGGAATCAGGTGGAGGCCCTGATCAAGGAGTGGAAACCCGACGCCGTGGTGGTGGGCCTGCCCCTGAACATGGACGGCAGCCCCAGCGACATGTGCGTGCGCGCCGAGAAGTTCGCCCGGCGCCTGAACGGCCGCTTCAATGTGCCCTTCTATACCCACGATGAACGCCTGACCACCTTCGAGGCCAAGGGCGAACGCCTGGCCCGGGGCGGGCAGAAAGGCAGTTACCGCGACAACCCGGTGGACGCCATCGCCGCGGCCCTGCTGCTGCAGGGCTGGCTCGATGAAAACGCCACGCTGTTGAATACCTGA
- a CDS encoding YqgE/AlgH family protein, translating to MKNVSPSYLKHHFLIAMPHMADPNFAQTLTYIVEHNASGAMGLVINRPQDLNLADILEQLRPDEEPPLLCQHVPIFSGGPVQTDRGFVLHPSGPVYQATVELEGLSLSTSQDVLFAIADGVGPAKSLIALGYAGWEAGQLEAELADNAWLTCPFDADILFNTSSELRLEAAARHLGVNLSLLTSQAGHA from the coding sequence ATGAAAAATGTCAGCCCAAGCTATCTCAAGCATCACTTCCTGATCGCCATGCCCCATATGGCCGACCCGAACTTTGCGCAGACCTTGACCTACATCGTCGAGCACAACGCCAGTGGCGCCATGGGCCTGGTGATCAACCGGCCCCAGGACCTGAACCTGGCGGATATCCTCGAACAACTGCGCCCCGACGAAGAACCGCCGCTGCTGTGCCAGCACGTGCCGATCTTCAGCGGCGGCCCGGTGCAGACCGATCGCGGCTTCGTCCTGCACCCCAGCGGTCCGGTCTACCAGGCCACGGTGGAGCTCGAAGGGCTGTCCCTGTCCACCTCCCAGGATGTGCTGTTCGCCATCGCCGACGGCGTCGGCCCGGCCAAGAGCCTGATCGCCCTGGGCTACGCCGGCTGGGAAGCCGGGCAACTGGAAGCCGAGCTGGCGGACAACGCCTGGCTGACCTGCCCCTTCGACGCCGACATCCTGTTCAACACCAGCAGCGAATTGCGCCTGGAAGCCGCCGCCCGGCACTTGGGGGTCAACCTCAGCCTGCTCACCAGCCAGGCGGGCCACGCCTGA
- a CDS encoding energy transducer TonB, giving the protein MSLPSDLPPELAHGGVRAADRLGFTLFLAALLHLALILGLGFSFAEPQTISKTLEITLATFKSETKPKKADFLAQEHQEGSGTLDKKAIPKTTEVAPFQDNSVKKVVPPPSVKPEVKEAAPKAAVATTAPKPKKTVTQREEVKKDPTPKADTPTFDSSQLSSEISSLEAELANEQQLYAKRPRIHRLSAASTMRDKGAWYKDEWRKKVERIGNLNYPEEARRKQIYGNLRLMVSINRDGSLYEVLVLESSGQPLLDQAAQRIVRLAAPFAPFTGDLADIDRLEIIRTWRFARGDKLSSN; this is encoded by the coding sequence ATGAGCCTGCCGTCCGATCTGCCCCCCGAGCTAGCCCATGGCGGCGTGCGCGCGGCCGATCGCCTGGGATTTACCCTGTTCCTGGCGGCGCTGCTGCACCTGGCACTGATCCTCGGCCTGGGTTTTTCCTTCGCCGAACCCCAGACCATCAGCAAGACCCTGGAAATCACCCTGGCCACCTTCAAGAGCGAGACCAAGCCGAAGAAGGCTGACTTTCTCGCCCAAGAGCACCAGGAAGGCAGCGGCACCCTGGACAAGAAGGCCATTCCGAAAACCACCGAAGTGGCGCCGTTCCAGGACAATTCGGTGAAAAAGGTCGTGCCTCCGCCGTCGGTCAAGCCTGAAGTCAAGGAAGCCGCGCCCAAGGCGGCCGTGGCCACCACCGCGCCGAAACCGAAAAAGACCGTGACCCAGCGCGAAGAGGTCAAGAAAGACCCGACGCCCAAGGCCGACACCCCGACGTTCGACAGCTCCCAGCTGTCCAGCGAGATCTCCAGCCTGGAAGCCGAACTGGCCAACGAACAACAGCTGTACGCCAAGCGCCCGCGCATCCACCGCCTGAGCGCCGCCTCGACCATGCGCGACAAGGGCGCCTGGTATAAGGACGAGTGGCGCAAGAAGGTCGAGCGCATCGGCAACCTCAACTACCCCGAGGAGGCCCGGCGCAAGCAGATCTACGGCAACTTGCGGCTGATGGTTTCGATCAACCGCGACGGCTCGCTGTATGAAGTGCTGGTGCTGGAATCCTCCGGCCAGCCGCTGCTGGACCAGGCCGCCCAGCGCATCGTGCGCCTGGCCGCGCCGTTCGCGCCCTTCACCGGCGACCTGGCGGACATCGACCGCCTGGAAATCATCCGCACCTGGCGCTTCGCCCGGGGCGACAAGCTGTCGAGCAACTGA
- the gshB gene encoding glutathione synthase, with amino-acid sequence MSVRVGIVMDPIASISYKKDSSLAMLLAAQERGWTLFYMEQRDLYQGAGVARARMRPLQVFANPEKWFELDAEIDCPLSDLDVILMRKDPPFDMEFVYSTYLLEQAESAGVLVVNKPQSLRDCNEKLFATLFPQCTPPTVVSRRADVLREFAAEHGDVILKPLDGMGGTSIFRHRAGDPNLSVILETLTVLGSQQIMAQAYLPAIKDGDKRILMIDGEPVDYCLARIPAAGETRGNLAAGGRGEARPLSDKDRWIAAQVGPTLRAKGLLFVGLDVIGEHLTEINVTSPTCIREIDNAFGTQIGARLMDAIERKLQAARNKPQA; translated from the coding sequence ATGAGCGTTCGCGTCGGGATTGTCATGGACCCTATCGCCAGCATCTCCTACAAGAAGGACAGCTCGCTGGCCATGCTGCTGGCCGCCCAGGAGCGCGGCTGGACCCTCTTCTATATGGAGCAGCGCGACCTGTACCAGGGCGCCGGCGTGGCGCGGGCGCGCATGCGGCCGCTGCAGGTGTTCGCCAACCCGGAGAAATGGTTCGAGCTGGACGCCGAGATCGACTGCCCGCTGAGCGATCTGGACGTGATCCTGATGCGCAAGGACCCGCCGTTCGACATGGAGTTCGTCTACTCCACCTACCTGCTGGAACAGGCCGAAAGCGCCGGCGTGCTGGTGGTCAACAAGCCCCAGAGCCTGCGCGACTGCAATGAAAAGCTGTTCGCCACCCTGTTCCCGCAATGCACCCCGCCGACCGTGGTCAGCCGCCGCGCCGATGTATTGCGCGAGTTCGCCGCCGAGCATGGCGATGTGATCCTCAAGCCCCTGGACGGCATGGGCGGCACCTCGATCTTCCGTCACCGCGCCGGCGACCCGAACCTGTCGGTGATCCTCGAAACCCTGACCGTGCTCGGCAGCCAGCAGATCATGGCCCAGGCCTACCTGCCGGCGATCAAGGACGGCGACAAGCGCATCCTGATGATCGATGGCGAACCGGTGGACTACTGCCTGGCGCGCATCCCCGCCGCTGGTGAAACCCGTGGCAACCTGGCCGCCGGCGGTCGTGGCGAAGCCCGTCCACTGAGCGACAAGGACCGCTGGATTGCTGCCCAGGTCGGCCCGACCCTGCGGGCCAAGGGCCTGCTGTTCGTCGGCCTCGATGTGATTGGCGAGCACCTGACGGAAATCAACGTCACCAGCCCCACCTGCATCCGTGAGATCGACAACGCCTTCGGCACCCAGATCGGCGCGCGGCTGATGGATGCCATCGAACGCAAGCTGCAAGCCGCCCGCAACAAGCCGCAAGCTTGA
- the pilG gene encoding twitching motility response regulator PilG, whose translation MEQHSNALKVMVIDDSKTIRRTAEMLLKNVGCEVITAVDGFEALAKIVDHHPGIIFVDIMMPRLDGYQTCALVKNHSAFKSIPVIMLSSKDGLFDKAKGRIVGSDQFLTKPFSKEELLSAIKAHVPDFVALAPQ comes from the coding sequence ATGGAACAGCATTCCAACGCCTTGAAGGTGATGGTGATCGACGATTCGAAGACGATTCGCCGCACGGCCGAAATGCTGTTGAAGAACGTCGGCTGCGAGGTCATTACCGCCGTGGACGGTTTCGAGGCCCTGGCCAAGATCGTCGATCATCATCCCGGCATCATCTTCGTCGACATCATGATGCCGCGGCTCGATGGCTATCAGACCTGTGCGCTGGTGAAGAACCACAGCGCGTTCAAGTCCATCCCCGTGATCATGCTGTCCTCCAAGGACGGCCTGTTCGACAAGGCCAAGGGGCGCATCGTCGGCTCCGACCAGTTTTTGACCAAACCCTTCAGCAAGGAAGAACTGCTGAGCGCAATCAAGGCCCACGTTCCGGACTTTGTCGCGCTTGCGCCACAGTAG